The genomic segment GACGGACGTTTTCACGAGCGTTCCTGTATCTTTTTCCAAAGCCTTCAACAATCGAGCACGTGCATGAACGCGGGATCCGCTCGGAACCGGCGCCACGAATCTCAGTGTATCTGCTCCGTAATTGACAATATTTCGCCAACCAACGATCGGAAGCTGCCCCAGAACCAGTTTAGGTACCAGACTGAGGGTCAGAAATCCGTGTGCAATCGTACCACCAAAGGGACCTGTACTCGCACGATCAGTGTCAACATGGATCCACTGATGATCACCTGTCACATTGGCAAAGGTATTGATCATTTCCTGTGTGACATCCATCGACTGACCAAACTCACCGAAATCATGAGTGTTTGCTGCAAACTCATTGATCGCTTCAATATCGTCAAATTCAAGTTGAGTCATTGGCATCGGGTCTTAGCTGAATCTTCCAGGCATTCGGTCAGACTGAAATGGATCCGGGGTCACCTGTGGCACCTCAGACACCACGTAATGTACCAGCTATGTTGGCTCATGCCACATACGCTGAATCAGGAGCAAAAAAAAACGACGCAGTCCACACCAGACTCACTGTTGCTCTGGTTTCCATGATTT from the Fuerstiella sp. genome contains:
- a CDS encoding MaoC family dehydratase translates to MTQLEFDDIEAINEFAANTHDFGEFGQSMDVTQEMINTFANVTGDHQWIHVDTDRASTGPFGGTIAHGFLTLSLVPKLVLGQLPIVGWRNIVNYGADTLRFVAPVPSGSRVHARARLLKALEKDTGTLVKTSVAVHVVGEDTPSVLYRMLTLYMR